Below is a window of Streptomyces sp. NBC_01429 DNA.
AGGACGACGACGAGCAGCACCCACACCCCGAGCGTGCCGAGGATCGCGGCGGCGCCGCTCTCCCGGCCCGCGGCGAGCAGCGCGACATCGGCGACGACGCCGCCGAGGAACGCGAGCGCGATGCCCTGCCGGGCCGGCCACATGCCGTTCAGCCGGAACCAGCCGGCGGCCGTGACGGCCTGGAGCAGTACGAGGGGCACGAGCAAGCCGTACGACCCGAGGGCCGCGCCCCCGGCCAGCAGCAGCCCGAGCAGCGCGGTCAGCCCGGCCGGCTGGATGCCGGGCGGAATGATCGGCGAGCGGCCCTCGGCACGGGCGCGCTGGGCGTCGGTCATCCGGGCGCTGCCCAGGGTGGTGGGCGTGCTGTACCCGCTGGTGTCGACGGACCCGCCCGCGCCGGGCGGCGGGGGCGGCGTCGTCGGAGCCTGCCCCGAAGCCGAAGCCGAAGCCGGAGCAGGGGCATGGGCCGGGGCATGGGCCGGAGCCGGAGCCGGGGCCTGCGGGGGCAGATACGCGGTGTCAGCCGCCGCGGCGGCCCGCGGAGCCTGCTGGGCCTGCTGGGCCTGCTGAGCCTGCTGGTACGCCTGCCCCGGAGCCTGCCCGGCCCCCTGGTCCGGCACCGGTCCCGACGCCTGCGGCCGGATCTGCGGCTGGTACTGGGTGTCCCAGGTCTGCCCCTCCCACGTCTGCGCGGCGGGGACCTCCGGCTGTCCCTGTCCCGGCCCCTGCCCCTGTCCCGGCTGCTGGGGCTCCGCCCAGCCCTGCGGCCCGGAACGCGCACCCTGGCCCTGGCCCTGCCCCTGGCCGTACGGATACTGCTGATCGTTGCTCATATGCTGCGGTTCACCCTCCTGCGAACGGCGGGAGCACCTCGACCGTGCCGCCCTCGGCAAGGCGTACGGTCTCATGCCCACGGGTACCCACGGGGTCGCCGTCGACAAGGAACGAGGATCTGCGGAGTACCCGGACCAGCTCGCCGGGGTGCCTCACCCGGGCGGCGTCCAGCGCCTCGGCGAGATTCTCCGCCGTGTACGGCTCCTCCGCGACTCCCGCGGCGGCCTTGGCCGCAGCCCAGTAGCGGATCGTGCCCGACGCCATGTCCGTTCCTCTCCTCCCCGCGCACCGCCGCCGGCACCGGCACCGGCCCGTACACGTGGGCGGCCCGTGTCACCCGTACGCCCGTACGTACCCCTCTCCTCCCCATGATGACGGAGAAGTTCCGCGCCTCTGTGCGCCCCCTGTGCCCCGCATCACGCGAAACCTTCCGTACATGGCTCGTACACCGCCCCGATGCGGCGCTTACACCAGGCACACGCAGGGCAAACGTGGCTCTTTCGACCCTCGGGACGCGGCCCCGAACACCCCGCGCCCGACGCCGCGCGCGCCCGGCCAAACACGTGATCTGCGAGATTGCCCCTCTCCACCGGAACACAAGTGGGTTATTCTCCTGTGCAGAGGATCCGGGCAATGTAGCCCCCGGGTCCTTTTGTGTTTCCCGCCTGTTGTTACAGACAGATGACACAGACGGAATTCGCAGACACAAGGAACAGCTCGGACGAACAGGTTCGAGAACGCGGACCCCCGGGGCGCGGGGCCCGCACGCAGGACCGGCAGTACCCAGCAGTGCCGCATACGTCCTCGCAGGGACCGAGGAGGAACCGACGTAATGGGCAAGCGAACCGTGAACGACAACAGTCCGACCGAGGCAGGTGGGCGGCGATGAGTTCTCTGCTGCTTCTGACCAACGCACTCCAGCCCTCCACGGAGGTGCTGCCCGCTCTCGGACTTCTGCTCCACAATGTGCGGGTGGCCCCCGCCGAGGGGCCCGCCCTCGTCGACACCCCTGGTGCCGATGTCATTCTGATCGACGGCCGCCGCGACCTTCCGCAGGTG
It encodes the following:
- a CDS encoding MoaD/ThiS family protein; its protein translation is MASGTIRYWAAAKAAAGVAEEPYTAENLAEALDAARVRHPGELVRVLRRSSFLVDGDPVGTRGHETVRLAEGGTVEVLPPFAGG